From a region of the Acidobacteriota bacterium genome:
- a CDS encoding arylesterase produces the protein MLAGAPGCGQSDAPLPKTSPAGREAAAPHSRLKIVVLGDSLTAGLGLPADQAFPALLQQRINRAQLPFDVVNAGVSGDTSAGGLRRLNWVLSDDVHVLVVALGANDGLRGLPVAEMRRNLTAIVESARKRGVIVLVAGMEAPPNMGAEYTSAFRAVFRDVAQEHGATLLPFLLDGVAGDPALNQADGIHPNAEGARRVADLVWRALEPLLVHT, from the coding sequence TTGCTCGCCGGCGCCCCCGGATGCGGGCAGAGCGATGCGCCGCTCCCGAAGACAAGCCCGGCAGGGCGCGAGGCCGCTGCGCCGCACTCTCGCCTGAAAATCGTGGTGCTTGGCGACAGCCTCACGGCGGGGCTGGGCCTGCCGGCCGATCAAGCCTTCCCGGCGCTGCTGCAGCAGCGAATCAACCGGGCGCAGTTGCCGTTCGACGTCGTCAACGCGGGCGTTTCAGGCGATACGAGCGCGGGCGGGCTCAGGCGACTGAACTGGGTGCTCTCCGATGACGTCCATGTACTCGTGGTCGCCCTCGGCGCGAACGATGGCCTGCGAGGGTTGCCGGTCGCCGAAATGCGGAGGAACCTGACGGCTATCGTCGAGAGCGCTCGGAAGCGCGGCGTGATCGTGCTCGTGGCGGGCATGGAAGCGCCGCCGAACATGGGCGCCGAGTACACCTCCGCCTTCCGTGCCGTGTTCCGGGACGTCGCGCAGGAACACGGCGCGACGCTGCTGCCGTTCCTGCTCGATGGAGTGGCGGGCGATCCCGCGCTCAACCAGGCAGACGGCATCCATCCCAATGCCGAGGGGGCGCGCCGCGTGGCCGACCTGGTCTGGCGCGCGCTGGAGCCGTTGTTGGTCCACACATGA
- a CDS encoding carboxypeptidase regulatory-like domain-containing protein, with protein sequence MVLQALDRPNRSDIESPAAEPGPAGGSVRGRVVDASGGVIVGAEVQLEPAAGGATVSATTDREGYAFEAVAPGAYLVTVRHAWPRSHPLRCSPHSGPRGLRPARAGPFRAGFLLDPSF encoded by the coding sequence ATGGTACTTCAGGCGCTGGACCGCCCAAATAGGTCGGATATAGAGTCACCCGCCGCCGAGCCCGGACCGGCCGGCGGATCGGTCCGCGGCCGCGTCGTCGACGCGAGCGGCGGCGTCATCGTCGGCGCGGAGGTGCAGCTCGAGCCGGCCGCGGGTGGCGCGACGGTTTCCGCCACGACCGATCGCGAAGGGTACGCCTTCGAGGCGGTGGCGCCCGGCGCGTACCTCGTGACCGTTCGCCACGCGTGGCCGCGCTCGCATCCGTTGCGCTGCTCTCCGCACTCGGGCCCGCGTGGCTTGCGGCCGGCTCGAGCTGGGCCTTTCCGGGCAGGCTTCTTGCTCGATCCGTCCTTTTGA
- a CDS encoding metallophosphoesterase, whose amino-acid sequence MPTVVKDRVRIAAIADLHYTRTSQGSYQPLFTRVTEDADILLLCGDLTDYGLGDEARLLAKEITASLKIPAVAVLGNHDYEADQQLEIRDILSGAGVVVLDGDTYELHGVGFAGVKGFAGGFDRGTLGPWGEAAVKAFVREAVDEALKLETALARLRTDTRIAILHYSPIRSTVEGEPAEIFPFLGCSRLEEPITRYPVTAVFHGHAHHGRAEGRTRNQVPVYNVSMTLLRHLMPDKPYRIIEVSRPAASATRCRSASGQ is encoded by the coding sequence ATGCCAACGGTGGTGAAGGATCGGGTGCGGATCGCCGCGATCGCAGATCTGCACTACACGCGCACGAGCCAGGGCAGCTATCAGCCCCTGTTCACACGGGTTACCGAAGACGCTGACATCCTGCTGCTCTGCGGCGATCTCACCGACTACGGGCTCGGAGACGAGGCGCGCCTGCTCGCCAAAGAGATCACGGCCTCGCTGAAGATTCCCGCCGTCGCCGTGCTCGGCAACCACGATTACGAGGCCGACCAGCAGCTCGAGATCCGCGACATCCTGTCCGGGGCCGGCGTGGTCGTGCTGGACGGCGATACGTACGAGCTGCACGGCGTCGGCTTCGCGGGCGTGAAAGGATTCGCCGGGGGCTTCGATCGCGGAACCCTGGGGCCGTGGGGTGAAGCCGCGGTGAAAGCGTTCGTCCGTGAAGCCGTGGACGAGGCGCTGAAGCTCGAGACCGCGCTGGCGCGACTGCGCACCGACACGCGCATCGCCATCCTCCATTACTCCCCGATCCGGTCCACAGTCGAGGGAGAGCCCGCGGAGATCTTTCCGTTCCTTGGCTGCAGCCGGCTCGAAGAGCCGATCACGCGGTACCCGGTCACTGCCGTGTTCCACGGGCACGCGCACCACGGCAGGGCCGAGGGGCGCACCCGCAACCAGGTGCCGGTCTACAACGTCTCGATGACGCTGCTGCGGCACCTGATGCCGGACAAGCCGTATCGGATCATCGAGGTTTCACGACCGGCAGCGAGCGCGACCCGCTGCCGATCGGCGAGTGGACAGTGA
- a CDS encoding L,D-transpeptidase family protein encodes MPIGEWTVTDILWNPPFHYNPDLFWDADPGTPEPAAVGKTASHGCVRLTNWDAARLAALARPGTRVIFEP; translated from the coding sequence CTGCCGATCGGCGAGTGGACAGTGACCGACATCCTGTGGAATCCACCATTCCACTACAACCCCGATCTCTTCTGGGACGCGGACCCCGGCACGCCGGAACCCGCGGCGGTCGGCAAGACCGCATCCCACGGCTGCGTTCGGCTCACGAATTGGGATGCGGCCCGCCTCGCCGCCCTCGCGCGACCGGGAACGCGGGTGATCTTCGAGCCATGA
- a CDS encoding M23 family metallopeptidase: MTFRPRYPRLVIAVLGFASGVFATALFVWQQGPFVIAAPERAVGVQRVASPADAPPAPEGTSGKPVNAARELDDRGLMVPVEGVQREALVQTFDDARGGGRRHDALDILAPRHTPVLAVEDGVAARLFRSAQGGITIYQYDPSHEYVYYYAHLDRYAENLNEGDRVSRGQVIGYVGTSGNATKGTPHLHFAIFKMTDEKRWWEGTPIDPYEILRRR, encoded by the coding sequence ATGACATTCCGGCCGCGGTATCCGAGACTCGTCATCGCCGTGCTCGGCTTCGCGAGCGGGGTCTTTGCGACGGCGTTGTTCGTCTGGCAGCAAGGGCCGTTCGTCATCGCGGCGCCGGAGCGCGCCGTCGGCGTCCAACGCGTGGCCTCCCCGGCCGACGCGCCCCCTGCGCCGGAGGGAACGTCCGGCAAGCCGGTGAACGCGGCGCGCGAGCTTGACGACCGGGGGCTCATGGTCCCCGTCGAAGGCGTGCAGCGCGAGGCGCTGGTCCAGACCTTTGACGATGCCCGCGGCGGCGGGCGCCGGCACGACGCGCTGGACATCCTCGCGCCGAGGCACACGCCCGTGCTGGCGGTCGAAGACGGCGTCGCCGCGCGACTGTTCAGGAGCGCGCAGGGGGGCATCACCATTTACCAGTACGATCCGTCGCACGAGTACGTCTATTACTACGCCCACCTGGACCGGTATGCCGAGAATCTCAACGAAGGGGATCGCGTCAGCCGCGGGCAGGTGATCGGCTACGTGGGCACGAGCGGCAACGCCACGAAGGGCACGCCGCATCTGCACTTCGCGATCTTCAAGATGACGGACGAAAAGCGGTGGTGGGAGGGAACCCCGATCGACCCTTACGAGATCCTGCGCAGGCGGTAG